Proteins encoded in a region of the Flavobacteriaceae bacterium HL-DH10 genome:
- a CDS encoding transglutaminase family protein, producing MALKIVISHKTTYKYDRPVSLSPHIFRLRPAPHSRTPIEAYSIKITPENQFFNWQQDPFGNYLARLIFPEKTTELSIDVEIIADLKTINPFDFFVEEYAEEYPFTYKETTKKELLPYLEITDKGTLLEDFIKTIDYTPRKTIYFLIDINRKIYEYLNYNIRMDPGVQTCEETLGQKNGSCRDYAWLFVQTLRHLGFGARFVSGYLVQLKSDEKSLDGPSGPEEDFTDLHAWAEVYLPGAGWIGFDATSGLLAGEGHIPLACTPSFESAAPVSGATDVCETEFEFENSVKRIFESPRVTKPYTEEQWNAIYKLGFKVEKQLEKGDVRLTMGGEPTFVSIDDMEAPEWNTDADGPHKRALAKDLSTRLYDEFGKGGILHQAQGKWYPGEPLPRWSIEICWRKDGRNIWHNKNLFSLFSENTEIPEDADKKFLETLTKYLGISDKHLVPTYEDAFYFMWEEGKLPVDIDPTKDDGALLVKNKLKEILNDGKSKTVGYVLPLNNSMGTWYTCDWSFRRNHLFLIPGNSPIGLRLPLDSLIKKPEHGEFPKYDPDNFSTKGRLPSFKKVAKTRYEDIETNGPKESQNMFFIRTALCSEIRDGKLYLFLPPLDSAEIFLDLIASIEATAKELNIPIVLEGYDPPKDHRLESMKITPDPGVIEINVHPAKNWEELTHNTLTLYEHAKKSRLGTEKFMLDGKHTGTGGGNHVTLGGLTPADSPLLRRPSLLRSLLTFWQHHPGLSYLFSGAFIGATSQAPRIDEARMENLYELEIAFSQIPKNGEVPFWLTDRLFRHLLTDLTGNTHRAEFCIDKLYSPDSSSGRLGILELRAFDMPPHPQMSLMQNLLVRTLVAWFWNKPYEHDLVRWGTELHDKFLIEHYVREDIKDIVDQLNRAGYPFKEDWFNPFFEFRFPLHGMVEINNIHLELRAAIEPWNVLGEEMTGGGTARYVDSSVERIQVKVNHFIEERFVLTCNGVKVQLNNTGVKGEYVAGVRYKAWNPYSSLHPTIEPDTPLVFDIIDTWNKRSIGGCTYYVAHPGGRSYESYPINSFEAESRRINRFWEFGHTQGDIAEKEIINQDNSGSKTVKKQGSSKKFSYKELPINFEFPYTLDLRKK from the coding sequence ATGGCGTTAAAAATTGTAATTTCTCATAAAACAACATACAAATACGATAGACCTGTATCACTTTCACCACATATATTTAGATTACGACCTGCACCACACAGTAGAACACCTATTGAAGCTTATTCAATTAAAATTACGCCAGAGAATCAATTTTTTAATTGGCAACAGGATCCTTTCGGAAATTATTTGGCACGATTAATTTTTCCTGAAAAAACAACAGAATTATCTATTGATGTTGAAATTATAGCCGATTTAAAAACCATTAATCCTTTTGATTTTTTTGTTGAAGAATATGCTGAAGAATATCCGTTTACATACAAAGAAACCACTAAAAAAGAATTATTACCCTATCTTGAAATTACCGATAAAGGTACGTTGTTAGAGGATTTTATTAAAACTATTGATTATACGCCTAGAAAAACCATTTACTTTTTAATAGATATCAATAGAAAAATATATGAATATTTAAATTATAACATTAGAATGGATCCTGGGGTGCAGACTTGCGAAGAAACCTTAGGTCAAAAAAACGGTTCTTGTAGAGACTATGCTTGGTTATTTGTTCAAACATTACGCCATTTAGGATTTGGAGCTCGTTTCGTATCTGGTTATTTAGTACAATTAAAATCTGATGAAAAGTCTTTAGACGGTCCTTCTGGTCCTGAAGAAGATTTCACCGATTTACATGCTTGGGCAGAAGTATATTTGCCTGGTGCTGGATGGATAGGTTTTGATGCCACGTCTGGTTTATTAGCTGGCGAAGGTCATATTCCTCTAGCCTGCACACCTTCATTTGAAAGTGCAGCACCTGTTTCTGGTGCCACAGATGTTTGTGAAACAGAATTCGAATTTGAGAATTCTGTAAAACGAATTTTCGAATCACCAAGAGTTACAAAACCGTATACAGAGGAACAATGGAATGCTATATATAAACTAGGTTTTAAAGTTGAAAAACAACTAGAAAAAGGCGATGTCCGTCTTACCATGGGTGGAGAGCCAACCTTTGTTTCTATTGACGATATGGAGGCTCCCGAATGGAATACCGATGCCGACGGTCCACACAAAAGAGCCTTGGCTAAAGATTTGTCAACTAGATTGTATGATGAATTTGGTAAAGGAGGTATTCTACATCAAGCTCAAGGTAAATGGTATCCAGGAGAGCCTTTACCACGTTGGTCTATTGAAATATGCTGGAGAAAAGATGGTAGAAACATTTGGCATAATAAAAACCTATTCTCTTTATTCTCTGAAAACACTGAGATTCCAGAAGATGCCGATAAAAAATTCTTAGAAACACTAACAAAGTATTTAGGCATTTCCGACAAACATTTAGTTCCCACCTATGAAGATGCCTTTTATTTTATGTGGGAAGAAGGTAAATTACCCGTAGACATTGACCCAACAAAAGATGATGGTGCCTTATTAGTAAAAAATAAGTTAAAGGAGATTTTAAATGATGGCAAATCTAAAACGGTTGGTTATGTTTTACCATTAAACAACTCTATGGGCACTTGGTATACCTGCGACTGGAGTTTTAGAAGAAATCATTTGTTTTTAATTCCAGGGAACTCCCCTATTGGTTTACGATTACCTCTAGATTCCTTGATTAAAAAACCAGAACATGGAGAGTTTCCAAAATACGATCCTGATAATTTTTCAACAAAAGGAAGGCTACCTAGCTTTAAAAAAGTAGCTAAAACACGCTATGAAGACATTGAAACGAATGGTCCTAAAGAAAGCCAAAATATGTTTTTCATACGAACTGCATTATGTTCAGAAATTAGAGATGGGAAACTATACTTGTTTTTACCACCTTTAGATTCTGCTGAAATATTTTTAGACTTAATCGCTTCAATTGAAGCTACTGCTAAAGAACTTAATATCCCCATTGTTTTAGAAGGTTATGATCCACCTAAAGACCATAGGTTGGAGTCTATGAAAATAACACCAGACCCGGGTGTTATTGAAATTAATGTACATCCAGCAAAAAACTGGGAAGAGCTTACGCATAATACGTTAACTTTATACGAACACGCTAAAAAATCACGTCTAGGAACAGAGAAATTCATGCTAGACGGAAAACATACAGGTACAGGTGGAGGAAACCACGTAACACTAGGAGGCTTAACCCCTGCCGATAGTCCGCTACTTCGTAGACCTAGCCTATTAAGAAGTTTGCTTACCTTTTGGCAACATCATCCGGGACTTTCTTATTTGTTTTCTGGAGCGTTTATTGGAGCTACCAGTCAAGCACCTAGAATTGACGAAGCTCGTATGGAAAACCTATACGAACTAGAAATTGCTTTCAGTCAAATTCCTAAAAATGGCGAAGTGCCTTTTTGGTTAACCGATCGATTATTTCGTCATTTATTAACAGATTTAACAGGAAATACACATCGTGCTGAATTCTGTATCGATAAATTATACTCTCCAGATTCATCCTCAGGAAGGTTAGGTATTTTAGAACTTCGTGCGTTTGATATGCCTCCGCATCCACAAATGAGTTTGATGCAAAATCTTTTAGTTAGAACGTTGGTAGCATGGTTCTGGAACAAACCTTACGAGCATGATTTGGTTCGTTGGGGCACAGAATTACATGATAAATTTTTAATAGAACATTATGTAAGAGAAGATATTAAAGATATTGTAGACCAACTAAATCGAGCAGGTTATCCGTTTAAAGAAGATTGGTTTAATCCGTTCTTTGAATTTAGATTCCCGCTCCATGGTATGGTTGAAATTAACAACATCCATTTAGAATTACGGGCTGCCATAGAACCTTGGAATGTTTTAGGAGAAGAAATGACAGGTGGTGGTACTGCCAGATATGTAGATTCTTCTGTAGAACGTATACAAGTAAAGGTGAATCATTTTATTGAAGAACGTTTTGTACTAACCTGTAATGGGGTTAAAGTACAATTAAATAATACAGGAGTTAAAGGTGAATATGTTGCAGGAGTGCGATATAAAGCTTGGAATCCATATTCTTCTTTACATCCAACGATTGAGCCAGACACCCCTTTAGTGTTCGATATAATTGATACATGGAATAAGCGCTCTATTGGCGGCTGTACTTATTATGTTGCTCATCCAGGTGGACGATCATACGAAAGCTATCCAATAAACAGTTTTGAAGCAGAATCAAGAAGAATCAATCGTTTTTGGGAATTTGGTCATACCCAAGGTGATATTGCAGAAAAAGAAATAATAAATCAAGATAATTCGGGTTCAAAAACAGTAAAAAAACAAGGTAGTTCTAAAAAGTTCAGTTATAAAGAACTTCCAATAAATTTTGAATTCCCATATACACTCGATTTAAGAAAAAAATAG
- a CDS encoding RidA family protein produces MKKIITTPKAPAPIGPYNQAVLSGNTLYTSGQIAFNPETGVLVLDDIKSETAQVMNNLKAVLEAADMTFENVIKSSIFISNMDDFSKINDVYGSYFNDATAPARETVQVARLPKDVNVEISMIAVK; encoded by the coding sequence ATGAAAAAAATTATTACAACACCAAAAGCTCCCGCTCCTATTGGACCTTATAATCAAGCTGTACTTAGCGGAAACACCTTATACACCTCTGGACAAATAGCTTTTAACCCAGAAACAGGTGTATTAGTTTTAGACGATATAAAATCTGAAACAGCACAAGTTATGAATAACTTAAAAGCCGTTTTAGAAGCAGCAGATATGACTTTTGAAAACGTGATTAAATCATCTATTTTTATTAGTAATATGGATGACTTTTCAAAAATTAATGATGTTTACGGAAGCTATTTTAACGACGCTACAGCACCAGCTCGTGAAACAGTACAGGTAGCCAGATTACCTAAAGATGTGAATGTAGAAATAAGTATGATTGCTGTAAAATAA
- a CDS encoding putative LPS assembly protein LptD — MAFQKPSHTFTKIHLKALHTNNFKILFALSFTVFINTLSFAQDIPEPKEPIKPSLKETVILKTSDSLIAPLISEKSQDSTQTDSIKPKKDLLEYIVDYHAKDTTKFNRKKQKLFLYNEAIIDYGDMNITAGSIIIDYTKNTVYAKGIIDSTEGYTQKPVFTQGNNVVEPDSIIFNTETKKALIYNSKTEQGEGHVIASITKKENDSVYFLRNAKYTTAEDQEDPEYYIRLLKAKIVPGKKIITGPAGLYIYDIPTPIWLPFSFFPQSEKHTSGILMPSFGEQNERGFFLQNGGYYFAINDHVDLAVVGDYYTNGSYGLRTESTYTKRYKFRGNLGFRYESLITSERGFPNYAKNTIYNLRWSHSQDSKANPNSRFSASVNLGSSKYYRNSINQINSGAFLNNTLSSSVSYSKTFQGEPQVNFSLTATHSQNTNTQQINMTLPTFQGSVGRMYPFASKTGSKKGIIQNINLQYNIRGENRIQTTDSLFFKKEMFDDAKTGFQHTIPLSTNFKVFKYFSLSASTNFNEVWTFKTINKTFDPIERKAVTETINGFDSYRTYNFSTSLGTTVYGMFNFEKEGEDRKIKAIRHVIRPSISYNINPAFDKYYDTYEVVSADGLTTNDVDYSRFEQGVFGVPGKNFSSSIGMSVSNNIEAKVRDKDSTATEAKKMILLNNLNFSTAYNVAGDSLQWSPVRMSGSTQILNNKMSINFGATLDPYALDNNNNKIDKFNIENGGSLFRLTSANLTTSYSFSSKKGGKKDKKDSTESGIQENLRSGGRGDDMFGVGEDFANQQINDKNDENETPSEFYNYQVPWSLRVAYAVNYSNSRRQNEISSHSLMFSGDISLGEKWKIGASSGYDLKNAGFTYTQLRFERDLMSWRMNFSWIPFSTRASWNFFIGIKSSILQDLKYEKRRQPDIQL; from the coding sequence TTGGCTTTTCAAAAACCGAGCCATACTTTTACAAAAATACATTTAAAAGCGTTGCATACAAACAACTTTAAAATACTTTTTGCATTAAGTTTTACAGTGTTTATTAACACGTTAAGCTTCGCCCAAGATATCCCAGAACCAAAGGAACCTATAAAACCTAGCCTTAAGGAGACTGTTATTCTAAAAACTTCAGATAGCCTTATCGCCCCTCTTATTTCTGAGAAAAGTCAAGATTCTACTCAAACAGACTCTATAAAACCTAAAAAAGATCTTTTAGAGTATATTGTAGATTATCACGCCAAAGACACTACAAAGTTTAACAGAAAAAAGCAGAAATTATTTTTATACAATGAAGCCATAATAGATTATGGTGACATGAACATTACAGCGGGAAGTATAATTATTGATTATACTAAAAACACCGTTTATGCTAAAGGGATTATTGATTCGACTGAAGGTTACACACAAAAACCTGTATTTACCCAAGGAAATAATGTTGTAGAACCAGATTCAATAATTTTTAATACGGAAACTAAAAAAGCACTTATCTATAATTCTAAAACCGAGCAAGGTGAAGGACACGTTATAGCTTCTATTACAAAAAAAGAAAATGATTCTGTTTATTTTTTAAGAAACGCAAAATATACAACTGCCGAAGACCAAGAAGATCCAGAATACTACATCAGACTTCTTAAAGCTAAAATTGTTCCTGGTAAAAAAATTATAACAGGTCCAGCTGGATTGTATATTTATGATATACCAACGCCTATTTGGCTACCTTTTAGCTTTTTTCCGCAATCTGAAAAACACACCTCAGGTATTTTAATGCCTAGTTTTGGAGAACAAAACGAACGTGGTTTCTTTTTACAAAATGGTGGTTATTATTTTGCCATAAATGACCATGTAGATTTAGCTGTTGTTGGAGACTACTACACAAATGGAAGTTACGGACTGCGAACAGAAAGCACTTATACAAAACGCTATAAATTCAGAGGTAATTTGGGTTTTAGATATGAAAGCTTAATAACAAGCGAGCGAGGTTTTCCTAATTATGCAAAAAACACGATTTACAATTTACGGTGGTCTCATAGTCAAGATTCTAAAGCAAATCCAAACTCTCGTTTTTCTGCTTCTGTTAACTTAGGGAGTAGTAAATATTATAGAAACTCCATTAATCAAATAAATTCGGGTGCTTTTTTAAATAACACCTTATCATCATCAGTTTCATATTCAAAAACTTTTCAAGGCGAACCTCAGGTTAATTTTAGCCTTACCGCTACTCATTCACAAAACACCAACACACAGCAAATAAACATGACACTCCCTACTTTTCAAGGAAGTGTAGGCAGGATGTATCCATTTGCATCAAAAACTGGTTCTAAGAAAGGGATTATACAAAATATAAACTTACAGTATAACATAAGAGGAGAAAACAGAATACAAACTACCGATTCACTTTTCTTTAAAAAAGAAATGTTTGATGATGCAAAAACTGGTTTTCAACATACCATACCATTAAGCACCAATTTTAAAGTGTTTAAATATTTTAGTTTAAGCGCAAGCACTAATTTTAATGAAGTTTGGACGTTTAAAACTATCAACAAAACATTTGACCCTATAGAAAGAAAAGCTGTTACTGAAACTATAAATGGTTTTGATTCCTATAGAACGTATAATTTTAGCACGAGTTTAGGAACTACCGTTTACGGTATGTTTAACTTCGAAAAAGAAGGTGAAGATCGAAAGATAAAGGCAATAAGACATGTTATTCGTCCTTCAATTAGTTACAATATTAATCCTGCTTTTGATAAATATTATGACACTTATGAAGTTGTTAGTGCCGATGGACTAACTACAAATGATGTAGATTACTCCCGTTTTGAACAAGGTGTTTTTGGTGTTCCAGGAAAAAACTTCTCAAGTTCCATTGGTATGTCTGTTTCAAACAATATAGAAGCTAAAGTTCGAGATAAAGATAGTACCGCTACAGAAGCTAAAAAGATGATACTTTTAAACAATTTAAACTTTTCTACAGCTTATAACGTTGCAGGGGATTCGCTTCAATGGAGTCCTGTTAGAATGAGTGGTAGTACCCAAATTCTAAATAACAAAATGAGCATTAATTTTGGTGCCACTTTAGATCCATACGCATTAGACAACAACAATAATAAAATTGATAAGTTTAATATTGAAAATGGAGGTAGCCTCTTTAGATTAACAAGTGCCAACCTAACAACAAGCTATTCTTTTTCTAGTAAAAAAGGAGGCAAAAAGGATAAAAAAGACTCAACAGAAAGTGGTATTCAAGAAAACTTACGGAGCGGTGGTCGTGGTGATGATATGTTTGGAGTAGGCGAAGATTTTGCAAATCAGCAAATTAATGATAAAAATGATGAAAATGAAACCCCAAGTGAATTTTATAATTATCAGGTGCCTTGGAGTTTACGTGTTGCCTATGCCGTAAACTACTCGAACTCCAGACGGCAAAATGAAATATCTTCTCATTCACTTATGTTTTCTGGAGATATTAGTTTAGGAGAAAAATGGAAAATAGGCGCTTCTTCTGGATACGATTTAAAAAATGCAGGGTTTACCTATACCCAATTGCGTTTTGAACGTGATTTAATGAGTTGGCGTATGAATTTTAGCTGGATACCATTTAGCACACGAGCGTCTTGGAATTTCTTTATTGGTATAAAATCTAGTATTTTGCAAGACTTAAAATACGAGAAGCGCAGACAACCAGATATTCAACTTTAA
- a CDS encoding response regulator, translating to MKFLPESIKSIKKRRLLSILLFMSIASILLLGYSFIENIIDLEIIVLFLFIIVIGQVLTLQYFFKNQIKNDYIVSSLNNQIEDLEQSVNKANELADHKSIYLANMSYEIRTPLNTVLGMLKMLKQTELGDDQKAQVEIAEYSSRHLLQLVNMVTDNADVDSGNFKLNLLAMDLKSSLSYIFKVFEYQAWEKGLEFEYKFLFEEKNSKFSLLGDSVRIQQVIINLINNAIKFTNSGKISIIIDQTVGIDNDQIVTFYIKDTGVGMHVNEVKHFLNTSTALNPYVIKDYKGGGLGLSISRQLVSLMGGELKLESKENEGSTFYFSLQLKKTLNVKTEDEAFVPILQEKFSVLVAEDNRMNQKVIKFLLEKQGADCTLVKNGFEAVELYKILDFDMIFMDIYMPDMDGYQATKAIKDTEKYRVTNTPIIAVSASAFEEDIANAKRAGIDEFLAKPIELDKLKELLVKYADKKDASA from the coding sequence ATGAAATTTCTCCCAGAGTCCATTAAATCTATAAAAAAAAGAAGACTCTTATCCATACTTCTTTTTATGTCAATAGCTAGTATTCTTTTATTAGGATATAGTTTTATTGAAAATATAATTGATCTGGAAATCATTGTACTGTTTCTATTTATTATCGTTATCGGACAAGTTTTAACGTTACAATATTTTTTTAAAAATCAAATAAAAAATGATTACATAGTTTCTAGTCTGAATAATCAAATAGAGGATCTTGAACAAAGTGTTAATAAAGCTAATGAATTAGCCGATCATAAATCTATTTATTTGGCTAATATGAGTTATGAAATACGTACGCCACTTAATACGGTTTTAGGAATGTTAAAAATGTTGAAACAAACCGAATTAGGAGATGATCAAAAAGCACAAGTTGAAATTGCTGAATATTCTTCAAGGCATTTATTGCAACTAGTAAATATGGTTACAGATAATGCAGATGTTGATTCTGGTAATTTTAAATTGAATTTATTAGCGATGGATTTAAAATCTAGTCTATCCTATATTTTTAAAGTTTTTGAATACCAAGCATGGGAAAAGGGATTAGAATTTGAATATAAATTTTTATTTGAAGAAAAGAATAGTAAGTTTTCACTTTTAGGAGATAGTGTGAGAATTCAACAGGTTATCATTAATTTAATTAATAACGCGATTAAGTTTACAAACTCTGGAAAAATATCAATTATTATAGATCAAACAGTTGGTATAGATAATGATCAAATTGTAACCTTTTATATTAAAGATACAGGCGTTGGTATGCATGTTAACGAAGTAAAACACTTTTTAAATACCTCTACAGCTCTCAATCCATATGTAATTAAAGATTATAAAGGCGGCGGTTTGGGATTGTCTATTTCTCGTCAACTTGTTAGTTTAATGGGAGGCGAATTAAAACTTGAAAGTAAAGAAAATGAAGGGTCTACATTTTATTTTAGTTTACAACTAAAAAAGACACTTAATGTAAAAACAGAGGATGAAGCATTTGTTCCAATATTGCAAGAAAAGTTTAGTGTTTTAGTAGCTGAAGACAATAGAATGAATCAAAAAGTGATTAAGTTTTTATTAGAAAAACAAGGAGCCGATTGTACGCTTGTGAAAAATGGTTTTGAAGCTGTAGAGCTATATAAAATCTTAGATTTCGATATGATATTTATGGATATTTATATGCCAGATATGGATGGTTATCAAGCAACAAAAGCGATTAAGGATACTGAAAAATACAGAGTGACTAATACGCCTATAATTGCGGTGTCTGCCAGTGCTTTTGAGGAAGATATTGCCAATGCAAAACGTGCTGGAATTGATGAGTTTTTAGCAAAACCAATAGAGCTTGATAAGCTTAAAGAATTATTGGTTAAATATGCCGATAAAAAAGATGCTTCTGCTTAA
- a CDS encoding GMP reductase: protein MRIEYDIKLGFKDVMIRPKRSTLKSRSEVSLERDFKFLHSPLTWSGIPIMAANMDTVGTFEIAKALSEKNLFTAIHKHYSENEWTEFISNSSENTLNYIAVSTGISEQDSIKLAAIITANPQLKFICIDVANGYSEHFSNFVKQTRELYPDKVIIAGNVVTGEMVEELLLSGADIVKVGIGPGSVCTTRVKTGVGYPQLSAIIECADAAHGLGGQIISDGGCSSPGDIAKAFGAGADFVMLGGMLAGHDESGGEIIERNGNSYRKFYGMSSSTAMEKHVGGVADYRASEGKTVEVPYKGSVENTLQDILGGLRSTCTYVGAARLKELTKRTTFIRVNEQENRVYSK, encoded by the coding sequence ATGCGAATAGAATACGATATAAAATTAGGATTTAAGGATGTAATGATTCGACCTAAACGGTCTACATTAAAAAGCAGATCGGAGGTTAGTTTAGAACGTGATTTCAAATTTCTACATAGTCCGTTAACTTGGTCTGGCATTCCAATTATGGCAGCAAATATGGATACTGTTGGCACTTTTGAAATAGCTAAAGCCTTATCTGAAAAAAATCTATTTACAGCCATACACAAACATTATTCAGAAAATGAATGGACTGAATTTATTTCTAATTCCTCTGAAAACACCTTAAATTATATTGCAGTAAGCACTGGTATAAGTGAGCAAGATTCTATAAAACTAGCAGCCATAATTACTGCAAATCCTCAATTAAAATTTATATGTATTGATGTAGCCAATGGCTATTCTGAACATTTTTCAAACTTTGTAAAACAAACACGAGAACTTTATCCTGACAAAGTTATCATTGCAGGGAATGTTGTTACTGGTGAAATGGTAGAAGAACTTCTTCTTTCTGGTGCCGATATTGTTAAAGTCGGTATTGGACCAGGATCAGTTTGTACGACTCGGGTGAAAACGGGTGTTGGCTATCCGCAACTCTCTGCCATCATAGAATGTGCTGATGCAGCTCATGGTTTAGGCGGACAAATAATTAGTGATGGTGGTTGCTCATCTCCTGGCGATATAGCGAAGGCTTTTGGTGCAGGTGCAGATTTTGTTATGCTTGGTGGTATGCTTGCCGGACATGATGAAAGTGGTGGTGAAATTATAGAACGTAATGGAAATTCTTATCGTAAATTTTATGGTATGAGCTCGTCTACAGCTATGGAAAAACATGTTGGTGGCGTTGCCGATTATAGAGCTAGCGAAGGTAAAACCGTTGAAGTTCCATACAAAGGCTCTGTTGAAAATACACTACAAGATATTTTAGGCGGATTAAGAAGTACATGTACCTATGTTGGTGCAGCTCGTTTAAAGGAACTTACCAAGCGGACAACTTTTATTAGAGTTAATGAGCAAGAAAATAGAGTATACAGCAAATAG
- a CDS encoding N-acetylmuramoyl-L-alanine amidase, which produces MKTNTVLLFVSFIIVLTFSSFVNEAGDVTRDKFVVVLDAGHGGRDPGNLGNGYKEKDIALKIVLAIGKELEKNSNIKVVYTRKTDVFIELYERPKIANKVNADLFVSIHCDSHHTSAYGAGTFVMAIKKMSQNLSVAKKENAVILLEDNYEEKYGGFDPNSPESLIGSSLIVEEYLDQSIMAASLIQKNLVTNLKRKDRNVKQDVFWVLHATFMPSVLVETGFLTNKKEGAYLNSNKGQIEIAKQIADGVFKYKKTVESNIGGFVYEDNHEESNIEPERIFNDITFKIQIAASSKKLETESYNFKGLSNISRVKEGSLYKYFYGSTSNYNETKKLADDAKNKGYATCFIVAFKDDKKVSLTDALKTTSN; this is translated from the coding sequence ATGAAAACGAATACAGTATTACTTTTCGTATCCTTTATAATAGTATTAACATTTTCTTCATTTGTAAATGAGGCTGGTGATGTTACCAGAGATAAATTTGTTGTTGTTTTAGATGCGGGTCACGGTGGAAGAGACCCAGGAAATCTTGGGAACGGTTACAAAGAAAAAGATATTGCTTTGAAGATTGTTTTGGCTATAGGTAAGGAACTTGAGAAAAATTCTAACATAAAAGTTGTTTATACGCGTAAGACAGACGTTTTTATAGAACTCTATGAAAGACCTAAAATAGCAAATAAAGTTAATGCAGACTTGTTTGTTTCTATTCATTGTGATTCTCATCATACATCAGCTTATGGAGCTGGCACTTTTGTTATGGCTATAAAAAAGATGTCACAAAACCTTAGTGTTGCTAAAAAAGAGAATGCCGTTATTTTACTTGAAGATAATTACGAAGAAAAATATGGTGGGTTCGACCCTAATTCTCCAGAATCTTTAATTGGTTCATCTTTAATTGTAGAAGAATATTTAGATCAAAGTATAATGGCAGCAAGTCTTATACAAAAGAATTTAGTTACTAATTTAAAGCGTAAAGATAGAAATGTAAAGCAAGATGTTTTTTGGGTACTCCATGCTACATTTATGCCAAGTGTTTTAGTTGAGACAGGTTTTTTAACTAATAAAAAAGAAGGTGCTTATTTAAATTCTAATAAAGGTCAAATAGAAATAGCTAAGCAAATTGCAGATGGGGTTTTTAAATATAAAAAAACAGTAGAGAGCAATATAGGTGGTTTTGTTTATGAAGATAATCATGAAGAGTCTAATATTGAGCCTGAACGCATTTTTAACGACATTACATTCAAAATTCAAATAGCAGCCAGTTCAAAAAAACTAGAAACTGAATCGTATAATTTCAAAGGTTTGAGCAATATATCTAGAGTTAAAGAAGGAAGCTTATATAAGTATTTTTATGGAAGTACTTCAAATTATAATGAAACAAAAAAATTAGCTGATGATGCTAAAAATAAAGGCTATGCTACTTGCTTTATTGTTGCTTTTAAAGATGATAAAAAAGTATCACTAACCGATGCTTTAAAAACAACTAGTAATTAA
- a CDS encoding MlaD family protein — MKISKEVKVALLVISGIILFIFGFNYLKGRNLLESTNVYYTEFDYNALSKSSIVTVKGNSVGKIQDIEYDYKTGKTRVTFFVNEALKFSKNSIVRMYETGLMGGNGLALIIRNDGEPAKPGDMLKSTVEVGLISSLSKNFSGLSTDLNATLKSTDTLMTSLNEFVTDESDSGLKQMVSELNETLKSFKNTSNSINGFISSNDGNITAILEKFKTSSENLAALTSELKAANVGNTVASLNKTLDNLNNVLTKIDNGDGSLGKLLKDEALYNNIEGATKEMEELLRDIKLHPKRYFRILSKKEIPYQDEETN; from the coding sequence TTGAAAATATCAAAAGAAGTTAAAGTTGCTTTATTAGTTATTTCGGGAATAATCCTTTTTATTTTTGGATTTAATTATTTAAAAGGTAGAAATTTATTAGAATCAACCAATGTTTATTATACAGAGTTTGATTATAATGCATTATCTAAGTCATCAATTGTAACTGTTAAAGGTAATTCGGTAGGTAAAATTCAAGACATAGAATACGATTATAAAACAGGTAAAACGCGTGTTACTTTTTTTGTAAATGAAGCATTGAAGTTTTCAAAAAACAGTATTGTTAGAATGTATGAAACGGGTTTAATGGGTGGTAACGGACTTGCATTAATTATTCGTAACGACGGCGAACCAGCAAAGCCAGGAGACATGTTAAAATCTACGGTTGAAGTAGGGCTTATATCAAGTCTTTCAAAAAACTTCTCTGGATTAAGTACCGATTTAAATGCGACCTTAAAATCTACAGATACACTTATGACAAGTTTAAATGAATTTGTTACAGATGAATCTGATAGTGGATTAAAACAAATGGTTTCAGAATTAAATGAAACTTTAAAATCGTTTAAAAACACGTCGAATTCTATTAATGGGTTTATTTCGAGTAACGATGGAAATATTACTGCTATTCTAGAAAAATTTAAAACATCAAGTGAAAACTTAGCCGCTTTAACATCAGAATTAAAAGCAGCCAATGTTGGTAATACAGTTGCATCTTTAAACAAAACATTAGATAACTTAAATAATGTACTCACTAAAATAGATAATGGCGATGGTTCTTTAGGAAAACTACTAAAAGATGAAGCTTTATATAACAATATAGAAGGCGCTACCAAAGAAATGGAAGAACTGCTTAGAGATATAAAATTACACCCGAAACGCTATTTTAGAATTTTATCTAAAAAAGAAATTCCTTACCAAGACGAAGAAACTAATTAA